From a single Streptomyces sp. 1331.2 genomic region:
- a CDS encoding alpha/beta fold hydrolase gives MSSAEQQVRTVEVPGAVLAVHRPAPEGPADGREPGLFVHGLGGSAANWTALMDRLSGLVDGEAVDLPGFGRSHPPTDGNLTVSGHVRAVIGYLEASGRGPVHLFGNSLGGAVAVRLAALRPDLVRSLTLVSPALPELPPQRSAWPTGLLAVPGVPALLRRLSANGRDAEAATEDLLRLVYGDPGSLTPTARAEAVAEYRRRLEVPHAMQALVGSARGIVSAYTERGDQALWRQAEAVTAPVLLVYGLRDKLVGYRSARRACAAFADARLLVLPESGHVAMMEHPDQVARAVRELIAHTAG, from the coding sequence ATGAGCAGCGCTGAGCAGCAGGTACGTACGGTCGAGGTCCCCGGGGCGGTCCTCGCGGTGCACCGGCCGGCCCCGGAGGGCCCCGCGGACGGGCGCGAGCCGGGCCTCTTCGTGCACGGCCTCGGCGGCTCGGCGGCCAACTGGACGGCCCTGATGGACCGGCTCTCCGGACTCGTCGACGGCGAGGCCGTGGACCTGCCCGGCTTCGGACGCTCGCACCCGCCCACCGACGGCAACCTCACCGTCTCCGGCCACGTCCGGGCCGTGATCGGCTACCTGGAGGCCTCCGGCCGCGGCCCGGTCCACCTGTTCGGCAACTCCCTCGGCGGCGCGGTCGCCGTCCGGCTGGCCGCGCTCCGCCCGGACCTGGTGCGCAGCCTCACCCTGGTCTCGCCCGCCCTGCCCGAGCTGCCCCCGCAGCGCTCCGCCTGGCCGACCGGACTGCTCGCGGTGCCCGGGGTGCCCGCGCTGCTGCGCCGGCTGTCCGCGAACGGGCGCGACGCCGAGGCGGCCACCGAGGACCTGCTGCGGCTGGTCTACGGCGACCCGGGCAGCCTGACCCCGACCGCCCGGGCCGAGGCCGTCGCCGAGTACCGGCGCCGGCTGGAGGTGCCGCACGCGATGCAGGCGCTGGTCGGATCGGCCCGCGGCATCGTTTCGGCGTACACCGAGCGCGGCGACCAGGCGCTGTGGCGGCAGGCCGAGGCGGTGACGGCGCCGGTGCTGCTGGTGTACGGGCTGCGCGACAAGCTGGTCGGCTACCGCTCGGCCCGCCGGGCCTGCGCCGCCTTCGCGGACGCCCGGCTGCTGGTGCTGCCGGAGTCGGGGCACGTGGCGATGATGGAGCACCCCGACCAGGTCGCCCGGGCCGTCCGGGAGCTGATCGCGCACACGGCGGGCTGA
- a CDS encoding TetR/AcrR family transcriptional regulator — translation MTAIQEAQERPRGARLPRSARREQLLGAAQEVFVAHGYHAAAMDDIADRAGVSKPVLYQHFPGKLELYLALLDKHCDALVESTREALSTTSDNKQRVANTMEAYFNYVSSESGAFRLVFESDLTNEPAVRERVERASEASATLVSKVIQEDTDLPEAESKLLAAGVCGLAQITARYWLSQGLEIPRDEAVRLVASLSWRGLKGFPMHPGEHPGEAAHQG, via the coding sequence GTGACGGCCATCCAGGAGGCGCAGGAGCGCCCGCGCGGTGCCCGCCTGCCGCGAAGCGCCCGCCGTGAACAACTGCTCGGTGCCGCCCAGGAGGTGTTCGTCGCGCACGGCTACCACGCGGCCGCCATGGACGACATCGCCGACCGTGCCGGGGTGAGCAAGCCGGTGCTCTACCAGCACTTCCCCGGGAAGCTGGAGCTCTACCTGGCGCTGCTGGACAAGCACTGCGACGCCCTGGTCGAGTCGACCCGCGAGGCGCTGTCGACGACCAGCGACAACAAGCAGCGGGTGGCCAACACCATGGAGGCGTACTTCAACTACGTCTCCAGCGAGTCGGGCGCCTTCCGGCTGGTCTTCGAGTCGGACCTGACCAACGAGCCCGCCGTGCGCGAGCGGGTCGAGCGGGCCTCCGAGGCGAGCGCGACGCTGGTCAGCAAGGTGATCCAGGAGGACACCGACCTGCCCGAGGCGGAGTCCAAGCTGCTCGCCGCCGGGGTCTGCGGCCTGGCCCAGATCACCGCCCGGTACTGGCTCTCGCAGGGTCTGGAGATCCCGCGCGACGAGGCGGTGCGGCTGGTCGCCAGCCTGTCCTGGCGCGGTCTGAAGGGCTTCCCGATGCACCCGGGCGAGCACCCCGGTGAGGCCGCCCACCAGGGGTGA
- a CDS encoding DUF3107 domain-containing protein, which translates to MEVKIGVQNAPREIVIESSQTADEVQSAVAKAVEGSEKLFTLTDEHGRRVIVPAERLAYVEIGEPAVRKVGFGTL; encoded by the coding sequence GTGGAGGTCAAGATCGGCGTGCAGAACGCGCCGCGCGAGATCGTGATCGAGAGCTCGCAGACTGCCGATGAGGTCCAGAGCGCGGTCGCGAAGGCGGTGGAGGGCTCGGAGAAGCTCTTCACGCTGACCGACGAGCACGGCCGCCGCGTCATCGTCCCGGCCGAGCGCCTGGCGTACGTGGAGATCGGCGAGCCGGCCGTTCGCAAGGTCGGCTTCGGCACCCTCTGA
- a CDS encoding ferritin-like fold-containing protein: METHGETQDAAGSIGDWAACSADPGYRAAVLDLLGALAYGELSAFERLAEDAKLAPDLADKAALARMASAEFQHYQRLHDRLAEIGADPQEAMRPFVEPLELFHRMTAPSDWLEGLVKAYVGDAIATDFYREVAVRLDDDTRDLVLGVMSDTGHAQFAVDKVREAIEADPRAGGRLALWGRRLMGEALSQAQRVVAERDALSNMLVGGVQVQGFDLVEVGKMFNRITEAHTKRMAALGLAS; this comes from the coding sequence ATGGAGACCCATGGTGAGACGCAGGACGCGGCCGGCTCGATCGGCGACTGGGCCGCGTGCTCGGCCGACCCCGGTTACCGGGCGGCGGTGCTGGATCTGCTCGGTGCGCTCGCGTACGGCGAGCTGAGCGCCTTCGAGCGGCTCGCCGAGGACGCCAAGCTGGCGCCCGACCTCGCCGACAAGGCGGCCCTGGCCCGGATGGCCTCCGCCGAGTTCCAGCACTACCAGCGGCTGCACGACCGGCTCGCCGAGATCGGCGCCGACCCGCAGGAGGCGATGCGCCCCTTCGTCGAGCCGCTGGAGCTGTTCCACCGGATGACGGCGCCCTCGGACTGGCTGGAGGGCCTGGTCAAGGCCTACGTCGGCGACGCCATCGCGACCGACTTCTACCGCGAGGTGGCCGTCCGGCTGGACGACGACACCCGCGACCTGGTCCTCGGCGTCATGTCCGACACCGGCCACGCCCAGTTCGCCGTCGACAAGGTGCGCGAGGCGATCGAGGCCGACCCGCGGGCCGGCGGCCGGCTCGCGCTGTGGGGCCGGCGGCTGATGGGCGAGGCGCTCAGCCAGGCCCAGCGGGTCGTCGCCGAGCGGGACGCGCTGTCGAACATGCTGGTCGGCGGCGTGCAGGTGCAGGGCTTCGACCTGGTCGAGGTCGGCAAGATGTTCAACCGCATCACCGAGGCGCACACCAAGCGGATGGCCGCCCTGGGCCTGGCCAGCTGA
- a CDS encoding DEAD/DEAH box helicase, with amino-acid sequence MRPRSCHQGRPGPYAAARLPARRSLSAPPHGRGSTLSTTAEPIKTTFRDLGILPETAEALEAVGIVHPFPIQEMTLPVALTGHDVIGQAKTGTGKTLGFGLPLIERAIVRADVDAGRATEEQLSDFPQALIVVPTRELCTQVTNDLQTAGKVRNVRVLAVYGGRAYEPQVEALTKGVDIVVGTPGRLLDLAGQKKLNLSKVRALVLDEADEMLDLGFLPDVEKIITMLPVKRQTLLFSATMPGQVISLARRYMSQPTHIRATAPDDTGATVANTEQHIFRAHSLDKVEMVSRILQAEGRGLAMIFCRTKRTAADVSDQLTQRGFAAGAVHGDLGQGAREQALRAFRNGKVDVLVCTDVAARGIDVEGVTHVINYQCPEDEKTYLHRIGRTGRAGASGTAVTLVDWDDIPRWQLINKALDLSFNDPEETYSTSPHLYELLKIAPGTKGVLPRSERTRAGLGAEEVEDLGETGGRGGRAGRGRGPKDGSGRPGAAAPAETEEQKPRRTRERRRTRGGASVGEGEAAAVTGAAVAAPAVEGTEGEAAPRRRRRRSRGGAAGETAAAAAVEAAPVVEAAEAIVAAAVVAEAVVAQAPAEEKPAARTRTRTRKPKAEAVETVEAVEAVAAVEVAATEAPAKKRATRARKPKAEAVAVETVEAVEVAATEAPAKKRATRARKPKAEVVETVEAAAAEAPAEKKPATRTRTRKAAATAETAPEAPAAEAAAEVPAPRKRTRARKAAATPEATPES; translated from the coding sequence GTGCGTCCGCGCAGCTGTCATCAGGGCCGCCCAGGCCCGTACGCAGCCGCGCGGCTGCCCGCCCGCCGCTCGCTCTCGGCCCCTCCACACGGAAGAGGCAGCACCCTGTCCACCACCGCTGAACCCATCAAGACGACCTTCCGGGACCTCGGGATCCTCCCGGAGACCGCCGAGGCCCTGGAGGCCGTCGGCATCGTCCATCCCTTCCCCATCCAGGAGATGACCCTCCCGGTCGCGCTGACCGGCCACGACGTCATCGGCCAGGCCAAGACCGGCACCGGCAAGACCCTCGGCTTCGGCCTCCCGCTGATCGAGCGGGCCATCGTGCGCGCCGACGTGGACGCCGGCCGGGCCACCGAGGAGCAGCTCTCCGACTTCCCGCAGGCGCTGATCGTCGTCCCGACCCGCGAGCTCTGCACCCAGGTCACCAACGACCTGCAGACCGCCGGCAAGGTGCGCAACGTGCGCGTCCTCGCCGTCTACGGCGGCCGGGCGTACGAGCCGCAGGTCGAGGCGCTCACCAAGGGCGTCGACATCGTGGTCGGCACCCCAGGCCGACTGCTCGACCTGGCCGGGCAGAAGAAGCTGAACCTGTCCAAGGTCCGCGCGCTGGTCCTGGACGAGGCCGACGAGATGCTCGACCTGGGCTTCCTGCCCGACGTCGAGAAGATCATCACCATGCTGCCGGTCAAGCGGCAGACCCTGCTGTTCTCGGCCACCATGCCGGGCCAGGTGATCAGCCTCGCCCGCCGGTACATGAGCCAGCCGACCCACATCCGGGCCACCGCCCCGGACGACACCGGCGCCACCGTCGCCAACACCGAGCAGCACATCTTCCGCGCCCACTCGCTGGACAAGGTCGAGATGGTCTCGCGCATCCTGCAGGCCGAGGGCCGTGGGCTGGCGATGATCTTCTGCCGCACCAAGCGCACCGCCGCCGACGTCTCCGACCAGCTGACCCAGCGCGGCTTCGCGGCCGGCGCCGTCCACGGCGACCTCGGCCAGGGCGCTCGCGAGCAGGCCCTGCGGGCCTTCCGCAACGGCAAGGTCGACGTGCTGGTCTGCACCGACGTGGCCGCCCGCGGCATCGACGTCGAGGGCGTCACGCACGTCATCAACTACCAGTGCCCCGAGGACGAGAAGACCTACCTGCACCGGATCGGCCGCACCGGCCGGGCCGGCGCCTCCGGCACCGCCGTCACCCTGGTCGACTGGGACGACATCCCGCGCTGGCAGCTGATCAACAAGGCGCTGGACCTGTCGTTCAACGACCCGGAGGAGACCTACTCCACCTCGCCGCACCTGTACGAGCTGCTGAAGATCGCGCCGGGCACCAAGGGTGTCCTGCCGCGCTCGGAGCGGACCCGGGCGGGCCTCGGCGCGGAGGAGGTCGAGGACCTCGGCGAGACCGGCGGCCGCGGTGGCCGTGCCGGTCGCGGTCGCGGCCCGAAGGACGGCTCCGGCCGCCCGGGTGCCGCCGCCCCGGCCGAGACCGAGGAGCAGAAGCCGCGCCGCACCCGTGAGCGTCGCCGCACCCGTGGGGGCGCGTCGGTCGGCGAGGGCGAGGCCGCTGCCGTGACGGGGGCCGCCGTGGCGGCTCCGGCCGTCGAGGGCACCGAGGGCGAGGCCGCGCCGCGCCGTCGCCGTCGCCGCTCGCGCGGCGGCGCTGCGGGCGAGACCGCGGCCGCGGCCGCGGTCGAGGCTGCTCCGGTCGTCGAGGCCGCCGAGGCGATCGTCGCGGCGGCTGTCGTCGCCGAGGCCGTCGTCGCGCAGGCTCCGGCGGAGGAGAAGCCGGCCGCCCGGACCCGCACCCGGACGCGCAAGCCGAAGGCGGAGGCCGTGGAGACGGTCGAGGCCGTCGAGGCTGTCGCGGCCGTCGAGGTCGCCGCCACCGAGGCGCCGGCCAAGAAGCGCGCCACCCGGGCCCGCAAGCCGAAGGCCGAGGCCGTGGCCGTGGAGACGGTCGAGGCCGTCGAGGTCGCCGCCACCGAGGCGCCGGCCAAGAAGCGCGCCACCCGGGCCCGCAAGCCGAAGGCCGAGGTCGTCGAGACGGTCGAGGCCGCGGCCGCCGAGGCCCCGGCCGAGAAGAAGCCGGCCACCCGGACCCGCACCCGCAAGGCCGCCGCCACCGCGGAGACCGCCCCGGAGGCCCCGGCTGCCGAGGCCGCCGCGGAGGTGCCGGCCCCGCGCAAGCGCACCCGGGCCCGCAAGGCCGCCGCCACTCCGGAGGCCACCCCGGAGAGCTGA
- a CDS encoding alpha/beta fold hydrolase: protein MSTPPFVRLPGCARAERVVTGRGEFAALRAEPDGPVRGSALLVPGFTGSKEDFIGLLEPLAAAGYRVTAVDQRGQYETGGPDDPEAYTVGALGADVRALTEVLAADGGPLHLLGHSFGGQVVREAVIAAAAQGPLPWRSLTLVSTGPGAIDPAEAARTKLLLDALQVLGLEEIWQVMRQMEADSGQPRPRLDPAVAAFLHRRWVAGVPRALSVTGGHLIAAPDRVDELAAATAGLPVLVLSGVRDYAWPVPEQTAMAERLGARRVVVADAGHSPNAEKPAETAAALAAFWA from the coding sequence ATGAGCACGCCGCCGTTTGTGAGGTTGCCCGGGTGTGCGCGGGCCGAGCGGGTGGTGACCGGGCGCGGGGAGTTCGCGGCGCTGCGGGCGGAGCCGGACGGGCCGGTGCGCGGGTCGGCGCTGCTGGTGCCGGGGTTCACGGGCAGCAAGGAGGACTTCATCGGACTGCTGGAGCCGCTGGCGGCGGCCGGGTACCGGGTGACGGCCGTGGACCAGCGCGGCCAGTACGAGACCGGCGGGCCGGACGATCCGGAGGCCTACACCGTCGGGGCGCTGGGTGCGGACGTCCGGGCGCTCACCGAGGTGCTGGCGGCGGACGGCGGGCCGCTGCACCTGCTGGGGCACTCCTTCGGCGGCCAGGTGGTGCGCGAGGCGGTGATCGCCGCCGCCGCGCAGGGCCCGTTGCCGTGGCGGTCGCTGACCCTGGTGTCCACCGGGCCGGGAGCCATCGACCCGGCCGAGGCGGCCCGCACCAAGCTGCTGCTGGACGCCCTGCAGGTGCTGGGCCTGGAGGAGATCTGGCAGGTCATGCGGCAGATGGAGGCGGACAGCGGGCAGCCGCGGCCGCGCCTGGACCCGGCCGTCGCCGCGTTCCTGCACCGCCGCTGGGTGGCCGGGGTGCCGCGGGCGCTGTCGGTCACCGGCGGCCACCTGATCGCGGCGCCGGACCGCGTGGACGAGCTGGCCGCCGCCACTGCCGGGCTGCCGGTGCTGGTGCTGTCCGGGGTGCGGGACTACGCCTGGCCCGTCCCGGAGCAGACCGCGATGGCCGAGCGGCTGGGCGCCCGCCGGGTGGTGGTCGCGGACGCCGGCCACTCCCCCAACGCCGAGAAGCCGGCCGAGACCGCCGCGGCGCTGGCCGCGTTCTGGGCCTGA